gggactaagcgcccgcctagaaccttccacgtgcatgatgccatgcacaccttaatttcggctcaatgggatgtcccagaagcgagccttaaagtggctagggctatgtcccgcctctatcctttggctgtgagtgaacgtgaggcctatctgtggcctaccgtggattctttaatcactgcggtgactaagaaaacggcattgccggtggaaggtggcacggccctaaaggacgcccaagacaggagattggaggcggccttaaggtcgtcctttgaggcggctgctttaagtttgcaggcctcagtttgcggctcctatgtggccagggcgtgcctgactatggtgcagcgggcttccccctcggatcattccttgagggctgattggccggccctggaatcgggcttagcctgtttggcagacttgctgtatgatgtcttgagagcctcagctaaaggcatggctcagacagtctctgcgcggcagtggctttggctgaaacattggtctgctgaccacgcctctaaatcccgcctggctagattgccttttaaaggcaagctgctctttggggtcgagctggacaaaatcgtgaccgatctcggcacgtctaagggcaagaagttaccagaggtcagggctcgggctagtgctcgtcccggtacctccagaggacggtttcaggaagcccgtcggtaccgcccgggcaggtcgggttcttctgccccctcttcctttaagaggaatttctcccccaagcagcattcctttcgcacagaccgccgtcccggaggtgctccctccggtcctcccccagggtctcgtacccaatgacggggtattggtccacgccccagtgcagattggaggacggctgtcctcgtttctgggcgagtggaccacaataacttcagacgcttgggtgctggaagtcatcagagacggctacaagctagagttctgccgacccttaagagacgggtttgtactctctccctgcaagtctccggtcaaagctgtggcagtgcagcagactttggacaatctgatccgcctgggtgcggtcattccggtgccagaaagtcagcttggcaaggggcgttactccatttactttgtggtaccaaagaaaggaggttctgtccggcctatcctcgacctcaaaggggtcaatcgggcattgaaagtgcggcactttcgcatggagactctccgctctgttatagcggcagtgaaggcaggggagtacctggcattcttggacatcaaggaagcgtacctgcatattcccatctggcctcctcatcaacgctttctgcgttttgcagtcctgggacgacacttacagttcagagccctccctttcgggttggctactgctccgcggaccttttccaaagtaatggtggtcatagcggccttcctgcgaaaggaaggagtacaagtccatccttatctggacgactggttgatccgagcccctcttatgcagagtgcggcaaagctgtggaccgggtagttgctcttttgagctccctgggatggatcatcaactgggagaagagccagctgcgcccgactcagtccctggagtatctgggagttcgattcgacacccaagtgggcagagtgttcctgccagacaatcggattgtcaagcttcaggctcaggtggaccagttcctagtagcctctcctcttcgggcttgggactatgtgcagctgttgggctctatgacggccacgatggaagtagtgccctgggccagggctcatatgagaccactacaacactctctgctgcagcgctggactccgatgtcggaggattatgcggtgcgtcttcccttggatccagcagtgcgcaaggcgctgagctggtggatgcagacagacaagttgtctgcgggaatgcctctggtgaccccagagtggattgtcgtcacgacggacgcctcgttgtcgggctggggagcccactgcttgggaaggacagcgcaggggctctggtctcctgcagaggcgaagtggtctatcaacctcctggaactcagagccattcggttggcgcttttggagttcatcccggtactggtgctgaagcctgtacgggtactgtcggacaatgccacggctgtggcctatgtcaaccgccagggaggtaccaagagcgcccctctagccaaggaggctatgagtctatgccagtgggcggaagcgaacctggaacagctgtcagcggcccacattgccggagtcatgaatgtcaaggcggactttctcagtcgccataccttggagcccggagagtggcagctatctgctcaggcgttcttggacatcacgaagcgctggggccagccgagcctagatctgatggcgtcatcggccaattgccaagtgccgcgcttcttcagcagaggacgggaccctcgatccctgggagtagatgctcttctccaacaatggccgacacaagagcttctctatgtgttcccgccctggcccatgttgggcagggtgctagaccgggtggcaaagcatcccggcaggataatcctggtgggtccggattggcccagacgtccctggtatgcggacttgatcaggctctcagtcgacgatcctctgcggctgccagtggagcagggcctgttacatcagggtcccgtggtgatggaggatccctccccctttggtcttacggcctggctattgagcggcagcgtctgaggaagaagggcttctcagacaaggtcatcgccactatgctgagagcgaggaaacgctctacttctactgcttacgccagggtttggcgtatctttgcagcgtggtgtgaagcaggctctctttctcctttcactgctccaatttcttcagtgttggcgttcctgcaagaaggtctggacaaaggcctgtcgctcagttcccttaaggtccaggtagcggctctggcttgcttcaggggccgcctgaagggtgcttccctggcttcgcagccagatgtggtgcgctttctcaagggagttaatcacctgcgccctcctctgcactcagtggtgcctgcgtggaatctcaacctggtgctatgagcattgcagaagccgccgtttgaacccttgtcgagggcatctctgaaagacctgacgttgaaagcagtctttttggtggctatcacttcagccagaagagtttccgagctccaggcgctctcatgtcgagagccttttctgcggttcactgaggcaggagtgactattcgcacagtgccttcctttctgcccaagattgtttctcgcttccatgtgaatcagcagctctgtctcccttcctttcgtagggaggactacccagaggagtactctgctcttaaatttctggatgtgagacgagtcatcatcagatacttggaagtgaccaatgatttccgaaaatcggatcatctgtttgtcctgtttgcaggtcctcgtaggggtctgcaggctgctaagcctacggtggcaagatgggtcaaggaagccattgcagcggcttatgtggccgcggggaaggtgccgcctatccagctgaaggctcactccacaagagctcaggcggcctcgatggcagaggccggttccgtctccttggaagagatatgcaaggcggcaacttgggcttcggcccatacattctccaagcattaccgcttgactgtggctgctcggggcggaggcccggtttggagcttcagtgttgcggtcagggatttctatgtcccgccctgggtgagtactgcttcggtacatcccaccagtctatggattgatcagcttgatgatatggaaggtaaaattatgtataatcatacctgataattttctttccattaatcatagctgatcaatccatagcccctcccagatatctgtattgttttattctggttgcatttcaggttcaagtttagtcttcagttacttcagaaagacttcgtgttcaagtttttcacttggattcttcaagagttaagacgagtttgtgttacagtgagctgctgcattcctctcccctccgttttacggggctggattgagacttaaaattctgccggcactccctcccgcttcgtgcggctgtagggcagttttgtacccctcccgcttcggcggtgttagggtcagtcagctcctcccgcggttgcggttgcaggataagccagatccccccgcatcggcgggtgtggtgtccctcccccgctccgcggggatgagctggacggattcccctcccccacttgtgtggggatgagctgggttaattcccctcccccgtttcggcggtggtgagctgggcagagtgtcccttcgtgggtgtaattctctaagtgctgagtcctgcggatggagctttgatatcgacatactgaggagtttccggcagcacatgaccacatatagggaggcaaaagtttgctctctatctccacctgctggtagatggacacaacccaccagtctatggattgatcagctatgattaatggaaagaaaattatcaggtatgattatacataattttaccttcgggTATAGGATTGTGTACAAAGCAGTCTTCAGATGACttcttaattagattgtaggaAGGAGTCGTTAAGTCTCCAAGGAGGTTAAGGTGGGGAGGATGAGGCAATGGATAGAGTCAAAGAGATTGCTCCATGATCCATGAATCTATGAATTTTAGTATTAATTACTTGTAAGACGGaggatagttaaaaaaaaaacattgatatGGGAGAAGCTAGCATGTGGTGGAGAATAAAAAGTGTAATTGTGTTCCTGGGAATGGAATAATATCCAGGGGTCTGCTAGCCCTAAGGTACTTTTTCGGTGTGCTGTTCATGTGGTTGAattggtctgtctgaagggacactttgggctcctttttacaAAGTAGTGCTACTGATTTGCAGTGCGCTGATGTCAAAGAAGCCCTCTCAATTCCCCATGGGCTTCTTTTCATTCAGTGCCTCTTTGTAAATGGAGGCATTAGGTTGCTTATCcagtatattatttttatttgttacatttgtaccccgcactttcccactcatggcaggctcaatgtggcttacatggggcaatggagggttaagtgacttgcccagagtcacagggagctacctgaggtgggaattgaactcagttcctcaggaccaaagtccaccaccctaaccactaggccactcctccactccatcttgaACTtgcttaaaatcacctcccaggaTTATCTGCGATTGCGTGAAAGAAAAGTCTGGATTATTACCGTTTGGAGAATAAATTTTAACAAAAAGAGTGGCGAGTTTAAAATATTCACTTCTAAAAATACCCATCTACCATCATTATCATTAGCTTGACATATTATTGAAACTTGTAGGGATTTGCGGAATAATATAGTAACTCCATTGCGTTTGTGTTTCGCTGCTGAATAGGCAGCCACTGTGAAAGATTTATCATTTAGGCGTTTATTATctagggggccattttactaaggcgcacctaaaagtcacctgtggtagtgtgggtgcgtgttttggacgcgcgcaggtccatttgcttagcgcacctggaaaaaagacttttttttgtgcctgaaaatggacgtgcggcaaaattaaaaccagcacgcatccattttcagcatgagaccttaccggcaCCCATGGATGtatcggtaaggtctcacgtgctaaccgggcagtaaacgTCCACCGCGCGTAAACTGCTGAAtactgctgggtaagtgccacgcagtacaaaatagaaaatattttctaccccaTGTTTTGAGTGCGCCTTAATAACgcaattaccacccagggcatgcggtagctgggtggtagtacCAATTTGACACACATTGGACGCGTGTAGACACCTACGCGCctttgtacaagggcccctaagccATTAAAATGCAGCTCCTGAAGCATGATTATATCTGCATcaatatttaattaatttatttatttgctgcatttgtaccccacattttcccacctatttgtaggctcaatgtggcttacgctatgttgcaaaaggtatgatcataaacagagtaagaggtatggtctaatttaacatattactgtgtaagaaattaggtagacaGATCAGtataattatttacataacacaaaataaaacaggtaagatataatgaccaatagtgataatgtgattaacataatcaaattagaagggatcagtattagttggtttagatgtagaatggaatcaagtcattaaggaggatttttattgttgcatttgtatcccacattttcccacctatttacaggctcaatgtggcttacatagtaccgtgaggtgatccctttccggtatgacaaatacagagtgatattgtggtataataaggtgcatgtgtgacagacacagaTTTTGGAGGTAAATTGACAGCTTTTTACGTTTGATAGGGTCATTCAGGCCTTTAATATTCAAGGACACAATATGCATTGTAAAACGGAGAAGCGATCATAATAGCACCGTCATTGAAAATAGGTGTATTTCCATAAGGGGTAATATTGCTAATTGAATTACAAAGGTGAGATAGTAGTAACAGTGATGTAGAGTTCTTAACAGAAAACATTGCATCTGAAAAACAGACAGCTAAAACAGAGAAATTACTTGTATATGTTCAGGCTGCAAAAAACTTTGTTTTACTGTGTAACTTGCCCAGAAATAGGTTGAAAACTTTCTATTAACGTTCTGAAATGTTAGTCTATTTTGCTGGAAGAAAAGATTTAGTTTGtaatgaagtgacttaaggaagTGCTGTATTCAGTATATTCTTTGTGCcctttatgtattttttgatataatttatttttcatttctaattttccacacaggagtaaaactatttacatgtcctgactgtggtaaaagcttcagtaaGAAGGGAACACTCATGACGCACCAACGAATCCATCTAGCAATAAAactatttacatgtactgagtgtggtaaaagcttcagtcagaagcaaGTCCTCAGAAACCATAAGAAAATTCAcggagtaaaaccatttacatgtgctgACTGTGGTAAGAGCTTCCACTATAAAGGAAACCTCACTGTACacgagagaatccacacaggagtgaaaccatataTATGTGCTGAGTGTGGCAAAAGTTTCAGTCAGAAgataagcctcacaatacaccagagaacacacacacacagaaattaAACTATTTATGTGTATGGAGTTTAGTACAAATTTTTATGAGAAAGGAAAACTCACCCTACAccaaagaatccacacaggagtgaaattCGTTATCGTCATGCTATCCAATTACAGAAGggtttcacaaagttggaatcatggTCTGTTCTAAAAATGTTTTGTCTAATAACTCTGAATATGTTTGAGGACTGATGCAACAATGTCATATGTATGTGAACCCTTCAGTTTTCTTAAGGCCAGATAAAGAGACTTCCTCACTAAAGgctctatcaatccagtggacaatcAGCTCAGTGTTCAATTTTCCATGGAATGACCAGcacagtctgttgtgatagagaaaTGTGTTGGAGACCAGCCTGTGGGACGGAGTTGGGCGAGGTATGGCCCGTGTCGGCTGGGAGTCCTGGTGTGGTGTGGGGACTGCTGTTTGTGCAAAGATGGtgaaataataaatgaaataatttAAACAGTTGGGGTCGGTTTATGTGGTGATAATGTGGATGTTGGatggggagcggtggcgactggTGGCGAGGTTGGTGAGTCATGGACGGAGGTGGCCCGTGTGGGGCGGGTTGCCACTGGGGTTGGGTCTGGCTGTCTGTTTATTGAGTTAGGAGATGAATCAGCAGTAAGCATTTTGATTGCTTTTATCTGTAAGCTCCCGCTGTAggtgtgattttttttaacaagCTTGGCATTATAATGTATCATACtattgtaatttgaatatttttgcttatgtttgacttattcttgctgtacactgccttgagtgaattccttcaaaaaggtggtaaataaatcctagtaaataaaaatgattaattACTTGTGCTGAGTATGGTAAAAGCTTCATTCACAAGCCAGTCCTGACAAACCAGCGGAGAATCCATTCAGGAGAGAAACTATTTACATGCACAACATGTGGTAAAATCTACACTCAGAAGGTAAATCTTGACATGTATAAGAGAATCTACACTGGCGTGAAACCATCTACGTGTTCTGAGTGGTGGTATAAACTTCAGCACCAGAAAATCTGCACAAGACTGAAGCATTTAATTGTACTTGGTATGGAAGAACCTTCAGTGAAAAGGCAAGTGTTCAGtggagtggatgagtagcctagtggttagggtggtggactctggtcctgggcaactgaggaactgagttcaattcccacttcaggcacagctccttgtgactctgggcaagtcacttaaccctccattgccccaggtacaaataagtacctgtacatgtaagccacattgagcctgcccatgggtgggaatattgtgggatataaatgttataaataatttATCATATAAGAAAGAGTTGAACCCACCCAAAACATTAGCATAAATGTAAAATGGTTTCTGACCAAACTATTCACTTTTGCATTAAAAGGCATGCTTTGAGATAGAATCGTTTACTATACTTGGTACACATAAATACTTTCACTcttgaatggattttttttttttagttacatttgtaccctgtgctttcccactcatgggcaggctcaatgtggcgtacaatagttaataaacaaaccataatacaataacataaagtacagtagacaagggccacaggagggagaaagagatgactgatgagggaaaggaagagagggtgtGTGATAGGGTATCACGGAGTGAGCTGTGGGCTAAAAGGCTGCGGCTCCTGCAGGACTCGTGGTAaatgctctgccaaaaaggaaggtcttgagacgcttcttaaaggtcgggtgatctgaagtgaatttgatctcacgaggcagcccgttccacagtTGAATGCCGAGATAAGGAAAAGAGGAGCCATAGATggccttatatttgaggccacgggGAGCAGGGTAATGGAGAGTAAGGTACGAGCGGGCTGTGCTTCGGGAGTTCCTGGGCAGTAGGTTAACAAGAGGGTCCATGTAggaaggggcttctccatagataattttgtgcaccaatgcacaggtcttgaacgcgatgcagtccttcacaggaagccagtgcagccgcTCACGCAATGGTCTCGAGCTCTCAAATCTGGATTTCCCAAAGACGAGCcgggctgctgtattctgggccgttTGCAATTTATTTTAGGAGCATACCTGCAACATCCTCCGtagatactattgcagtagtcaagacggcTAATCACCAGGGACTGGACTAGATTGCGGAAAACGCCCCGAGGGAAGTATGGCTTGATATGCTTAAGTCTCCAGagagagtagaacatttgctggactgtggagttcacatgctgctccaaCGACAGAGTTCGATCAACCAGGACACCCAGGATTTTTAGAGACAACGAGATAGGCAGGGTGAGCTCAGGAGTAATTAGCGCAGGAGGCCAGAGTTTGCGATaaggagaggagaggatcaaGCAGTGCGTTTTCTCGGCGTTGAGCTTTAATCGAAAAGAATTTGCCCAGTCAAGCATGGTGTTAAAGCCGTTACGAATCCGACTGGTAATTTCATTCAGGTTCTTCTCAAACGGGATGCagatagtgatgtcatctgcgtagatgaacgggttTAGCCCCAATTTGGAGAGAGCCATTGCCAGGGGGATCAACATCATATTGAACAGGGTAGGTGATAGCGGGGAGCCTTGCGGCACTCCGCAGTCAGCTTTCCAGTGAGATGACAGGGTGGAGTTGGCttgtacttggtaggatctggatgtAAGAAAACCTCTAAGCCAGGCTAATACATTTCCACTTGCACCAAAGTAATCGAGGAGCCACAGAAGTATATCATGGTGAACCATATCAAAGGTGCTGGACAGTGAAAGTGAGGTCTGAGgttaagcatttatttatttatttgttacatttatatcccacattttcccacctgtttgtaggctcaatgtggcttacatagtaccggagaggcgttctctgtgataggctcttcctgagcacatgtcctaTTGGGACTCTTTTTATTGGCTAGCACACATGTATTTAACGCTTTCTGATTAAAATACGTATATGCACACATTTTTATGTCTGCCTTTTTCATGGTCCCATTATTcatatactagtaagaaatgcccatttcggggaaaaatgaaacgggcgctagcagggtaatccccccccctcccccaccgtcctccctcccgagttccagacccccctccgtggcttccttccgagttccagacctctcctctccctccctccctccgtccgtcagTGAGGCGGTTGCAAGTTTGTGTAAGTAAAGTTCGGAGCGCTCTCCCAGCAGCTGTCACTGTGGAAGTTGTGCGTTGTGTGTTCCCCGGCCCGCTCTCTGCGTCATCGCGTGTTGACGCGAGGTCGGAGGTACACTGACTGGAGGCCCGcccccgccctctacgtcatcgtgttttgatgcgagggcgaaGCTACAGTGACTGCAACCTGCAGGCCAAACCTGATATCTCGGGAGCCTCAATTTTCCGGATTGAGGCTtcaatggaatgttggaggtgccttttatatatatagatagattgaTGTCAGTTTTATATTTGCAGCAATATAACCacattattttaatatatttatatattgatGTGATTATTTGATTATGTCATTACACTGCTTAAAAtactttattcatttatatttttgCACACTTTCCTGTAATGACACACTACCCCTTTTCCACATATCCACTGTAGCATTTTTAATGTACATCTATAATTTTACATCGTATCAGAAactattgttttctgtttttatggTTCTTATGGATGTAGATattcagactcctgaagcaggtatttCTTTACCGAAACACGGGACCGTGGTGTTCATTAAATCTGTGGTTTGCTAATAAAGGggtatttttactaaggtgtgttcgTGTTTCTAACGCACCCttaaatttaaggtgcgttaaacactaacgtgcccatagaaatgtataggtgcgtttAACGTGCGTAAACCATGTATGCGGGttaacgctaatgcgcccatagcgcagcttagtaaaaatagGTGAAAGACTTTTACCAATCTACCTCTGGAGTCCTTTTTGGTTAGATTGCCTTGCATCCCTTCCCTACTCCGTTGGACAGCACTTCTTCTGCAGGGAAATCCTTCCTTGTCTGTCTggtattaaaatttttaatcacacaattaattgTGCCTAATCAAGACAAGGATTTATGacactgaaaataaagttttgataaACTGAACTAAAGAAACTCTGAAATAAATTATTTGTGATAATCAATACTTTATTGATGCTGTAAACTTGGTATTGTACATTTtcataatgtttaaaaaaaaatctattcatgGTTCAAATATAACAGTTCATTGGCTTTTTCTGGAGTAAGGGATGCCCTGTGTTTGTCTGTGATGTGACCAGGTACAGAAAATAAACGTTCAGAAGGCACCGTGGTCACTGGTGTGCCAAGATATTTTCTTGCTAAAGCTGAAAAGGCTGGATAGTTGGATTTCTGGTATTTCCACCAATTCAAAATGTTGTTGTGGATTTGGTAAACGAGGAGTTAACCTCTAAAGTCTGAAAAAATAGTAGAAACTGCTGTTAGGTTATATATGACTTAATTGTTTTCTCAGCTTCTCGCTCTGA
This genomic interval from Microcaecilia unicolor chromosome 1, aMicUni1.1, whole genome shotgun sequence contains the following:
- the LOC115464446 gene encoding zinc finger protein 214-like gives rise to the protein MAAGLCAQQEPVTFQDVTVYFSKEQWEYLDEGQKRLYREVMKENYETLISLGTDHNINSEVLSRIQENEKRHIWDPKESRERDVTHSYTGVKLFTCPDCGKSFSKKGTLMTHQRIHLAIKLFTCTECGKSFSQKQVLRNHKKIHGVKPFTCADCGKSFHYKGNLTVHERIHTGVKPYICAECGKSFSQKISLTIHQRTHTHRN